Proteins encoded in a region of the Pseudomonas syringae KCTC 12500 genome:
- the rpsO gene encoding 30S ribosomal protein S15: MALSVEEKAQIVTDYQQAVGDTGSPEVQVALLTANINKLQGHFKANGKDHHSRRGLIRMVNQRRKLLDYLKGKDVSRYSALIGRLGLRR, from the coding sequence ATGGCACTCAGCGTTGAAGAAAAAGCTCAGATCGTAACCGACTACCAGCAAGCTGTTGGTGATACTGGTTCGCCAGAAGTGCAAGTTGCACTGCTGACCGCCAACATCAACAAACTGCAAGGCCACTTCAAGGCCAACGGTAAGGACCACCACTCGCGTCGTGGTCTGATCCGTATGGTAAACCAGCGTCGCAAGCTGCTGGATTACCTGAAAGGTAAGGACGTTAGCCGTTACAGCGCCCTGATCGGTCGTCTGGGTCTGCGTCGCTAA